CTGTAACTTCCCATCAGCGGAATCCTGCTTGCGCAGGGACTCCATGGTTTTCCCGTAGCTGGATGCCGTGCGGCAGTTTTCTTGATTGACAGGGGTGATGTAGTTCTGCCGGAACGGTGACCAGTCGCAGAATGGAATCGTGTACCAGTACATGTCAAGTGAAACTGCGTCAGTGTAGTCATTGACAAAAGCCTGGGAGTCCGAGGCTTCCATATCATTGCTGATAACCATTTGCGTGAAGTTGGAGTAGTTGAAGCGTCCATTGCCCGCGTTCTTATCCTTCAAATCCTGCAGGACCGCACGGCCTTCTTCAGGTGTGAATCGACCATCAACTTCATCGTCAAGGAAGTTACCCACCCAGTTACTGCTGGCTTCGGTGAACGTACTGTTCAGTTTTCCGCCAATCCAGAACAGATCATTGTCTTTGAACAAGCTGTACGGAGTGTTGGAGTCCATGCCAATGTAGGTGTTAATACCCACTTTTTTGTCATACTGGGCTTCGGCGTTGGAGCTTATCCCGTTGTACCAAGCAACAATCGGGAAGAATGAGGGATCAGACCAACCGGCATCATTTGCATGCTTGAACTGTTTCCAATAACTAGCCCCACCTTCCCACGGGATACGGGGGAGGTCCAAGGCTGCCGGCACAGTCCCGGGTGTTGTTGGCTCAGGCTCGGGTTTAGTTGTTGGCTCCGGCTTGCTTGTTGGCTCAGTTGTTGGAGGTGCAGGAGTCGGCGCGGTAGTTGGAACGGGTGCCGGAGTGGTCGGCACGTTCTCACCTGCCGAGGGGGTGAAAACAACGTCAACAAAGTAGTTGCTATTTTTGTAAGTGGAGGTGGGCAACTCTCCGCCAGTGCCATAGGCAAACACACCACCTTTGGCATGCAGTGTTAATGGTCCACGGGTCTGGCTTTGGTCCAGGCCGTTTTCTTCAACTGCGTAACGGCCCATGGGCGCCATATAAGAAGCTACGTATTTTTCGTTCTTCGAGATTGCCACCGGGGTCGTGAACTTTACAGTTTGCCAGCCGGCAGTGGTTCCCTGTGATGCTGGCAGTGTTGCGGTGGCAAGATTCTCACCGGTTGTTGACCATAAGTTGACTACATGAGGCCCCTCGTTGACTGGGGTCCAATAGAACCGAATTGCTGAGACTACTCCGGCTTGGCTGCTGGAGAATGTTGAGCCAAGCTCAACTGACCTCGTATCAGGGTCAACCAGGGTCTGTGGTACCCGGTTATCCAGAGCAGAAACTTCGGAAACTAGTTCGGTAGAAGCTGTTGTGGGAGGGGCTAGCAGCATGGGCATCAGCAACGCCAATGCAGCTACTGAAGCGAGGGTGATTTGTGGACGCTTGCCGCGGAAGAACTTGCCTTTGGCAGGCAAATCCAGGCGCGCGAGCGCTATCTTCTTTTGCATTATGGGATAGTCCTGAAGGGTTGTCGTTTCAGACCAAGACGTTCTCCCCCGTAACCAAATCGTAACATGTAAGTCAATGGGAAAAACAACTGTAGGTCCAATTCGGTTGGCCTGTCAGTGGCTTCCCCGGCTGCTTTCATCACGGTCCCAGCCCCCGCTCGTCGTCAGAGATTTACTCTTTTGAAGCTTGCCCATAACAGCCAAGGAACCATACACGCCCGCGTCCAGGGCGGGCTGAAAACCGTTCACGGAGCGCAATAGATTGCCAAGCCCGCTGCTCTGACTTGACCCGGCTTTCAGTTCGTCCTTGCCCCGATAAATGCGCCGCAGAGTCTTGATCAGTTCCTTTGACGATGTGGGGGTGCGCACCACTACGGGCACTGTTGCCAAAATTGCTTTCTCCAGCCCGGTGAAGAGCGAATCCACGTACAGGTCATCCGCGGTTGCCGAAGGAAACATCGAGAAGCGTTGATGTCCTGCAGCATTCACGGCGTAAGCGCCGGCGCCCCACAGATGTTCCTGCAGGGCGGGTATGCGTGCCCGGGCACGGTAGTACGCCCTGACAAAGAAGCTGCAGCCGGTGGTGTCATATGAAAACGCCGGCCGGGCCGAAAACGTATTGGGATTCTGTAGGTGCTCAAACACTGCGGCCAAGGCTTCGGTGGTGGCTTCAATGTCAGCGTCCAGGTACAGCCTGGGCCAGCGAGTGCACAGAGCGTCGGCCGCATTGAGCGAGGCGGTTTTTGAGGGTTCCGCCAGCTCCAGGACTTTCACGCCAGGGAACGATCGGGCAATGGCTGCTGTTGCATCAGTGCAGCCATTGCACGCCACAATTACTTCGATGGCACCGGACTCTGCCAGCGCAGCTAACGGCTGCAGTGTTCTGGCAATGACAGCGGCTTCATTGTGGGCGGGAATGATGACTGCCCCGTCGGGAAAGGGAGCCGGCGCAGATGTTCCAGCCGTCACTGCCGAGGAAGCAACCACGGCCTGGGGAAGTTTATCCCAGCGCGTCAGCCCGGCGAGGGCCAAACATGCCTTGCGCTCGCCTGCTTTGTAGCTGCGTGCCAAAGCTCCAGCGGCGGTGATGGTACGGATACCTGCGCTGTAGGCGGCGGAATGGTGTGCACTGGCATAACGGACACGGTTTACCGCCATGAGGGCCACCAGCGCTGCGGAGGCACCGGAACCACCCCTGCTGTGGACCATTGTTGCCCCGGGTTCAAACCAAACGCTGCGACCGCTTTCCCTCATTCGGCGGAAGTAGTCAGTTTCCTCGGAGTAAAGGAAGTAGCGTTCATCCCAGTCACCCACTTGGGCCGCGGCTGTGCCGGAAATGAGGAGTGCCGCCCCGGTGGCCCATTCAATGGCGTGTGGGTAGTGGTAGCTTTCCGCGCAGTAATCAATTTCGGATAACCAGTCCGGGCGCCCTGTTGCCCTGCTGCCCAGAACTGCATCACCGACGGCTCTGAGCGAGCTGGGCTCACGGCGCAGCGACGTGTACGTGGTGCCGTCATCGTCCAAGAGTTTGGGAACCACAATACCGGCGCCGCTTTGGCGCATCCTGCCCCTGAGGGTTTCAATAGCGCCCGGCAGGACCCTTAGATCGGGGTTGAGGACCAGCACATCCGCGTATGGTCCGGCTTCACGAAGTGCTGCATTGATGCCGCCGGCGTAACCTAGATTCCCGCCAGTTTTGACAAGCACCACGTCAAAATGATCGGCTACCAGCCCGATCGTCCCGTCGGTGGAGCCATTGTCCGCAACAACTACTTTGAGAGACTGTCCCTTGGTCTCGGCCCGCAGGCACTCCAGCAGGGGAGAGATATCTTCGGCGTTGTTGTAGGTAACCACAACAACACTGACATCAGCTAAGTTCTCTTTGGCCACAAAACAACCGGCCTGTGGTGCTTGGGTTGCTTGGGTTGCTTGGGGCGGGAGCCCGTTTGTGGACACAGCCTGTGTCAGCTTGGAGGTGGCAGCTGACCACCCCGCGAGTGGTGGAATTGCGGGGGAGAGCCCCACGGTACTGTCCCGCTTCATACGCAAATAAGCCTGCGGGCCCTGCACCAAGTACCGGTTGGCCAGGCGGCGCGGTTCCATGGCCAAACGCCAGGCCCATTCCATCCCTGCCGCGGAAACGGCTTCCGGAGCTCGCTTGATTCGGCCGGCCAAAAAATCCACAACAGCACCAAACGCCAGCAGAACTGGTGCGCCTGTCAGTGCGCCGTACTGGCTAATCCATAGTTCCTGACGGGGCTTTCCCAAACCAACCACTAAAATGTCGGTGGATGTCAGAGCTATCTCTTTGGCGAGTTTGGTGGAGAGAGCGGGGGAGGCCAGCTCGGCACGCTCAGGAGTCCACCAGCCGGAAACTTCCAGTGTGGGTCTGCGTTCGGCCAACTTGAGCTTGAGGAGCTCCTGCGTGTGTTCGCTGCCGCCAAGGAAGCCAACACGTAGCCCTTCCAGCTCGGCCTTATCCAGCAAGGGATCAATCAGGTCACTTCCAGCCAGTCTGGGCCATTCATGTCCCGTGAGCTGCGCTGCTTTTGTTCTCAGGGGGGCACCATCCAGCAGTGTTAGCCAGCCGACGGTACCAGCCGGGTCCAGGCTGCCCTCCCAGCGGCCCCCGGCACCAAAGTGCAGGATGTGATCAAGGTTGGCCGAGGCAACACCCAGCGGCTTATCCTGGGGCCCAGCTGCGGCAGCGATGATCTGTGCAACGGCGTCATCGAAGGTGCGTAGATCCACTGTTGCTCCGCCAATGACAGCGCTGCTGGCAAGCGTAGCGTCAGCGCGGACAACGGTTGGAGTGCTGCGAATGCGCCCGTTGCTGCCAGTACGCCCGTCATGTTGCTGTGGTGCCTGGGCCAGTGTGCGGGGACCGCTTAGCCGGCCTTTTGTCCGGACTGCGCCCGGGTTCTGTACAAGGTTGATGCCAAACATTCCGACCCCCATTTGGTCCACTGCGGGCCGAGTGTTCGGCCCTTAGAAAGAGCAGTGTCCCCAGGCGTGGATAGCCTGCGGAGTTACTGCTCTACTGGGGACTTTAGGGAGGGAAAAATGGCGCGGATAGAGTGAGGTCTTACCCGAATTTTGGGCGCGATACTCGCCCCTGGTGGGTAGATCTACCTACATTAGGCACGTAGCGGTACTCACTTTGGAGAGGGTGGCCTGCATGTCTGCGGACACCAAAGCAAGTGGTGGTCCTAGGGATTGAGCTGGCTGCCAGCCAGGGCCACAATATGTTCGGCAATGGCCATGGAGGAGGTTGCTCCGGGGGAGGGTGCATTGCGTACGTGCATCACGCGGCTGCTGCCTGTAATGACAAAGTCATCAACCAGCGATCCGTCAAAGTTCATCGCTTGGGCGCGGATGCCTCTGCGATCCCGCACCACATCGGCCACGGCAAGTTCGGGAACATAGGCGCGCGCAGCGTCAACAAACGCACGCGTGCTCACCACTGTCCGAGCTTCACGGAAGGCAGCGGGGAGGTTTCCGGCCGCAAAACGCCAGAATCCGCTGAATAAAAGCACATCGGCCAGGTCAGAGGGGGATACTTGATGGCCCCGGTAGGCCTCACGTCCTCCGGCCAGAAACGCGTTCGGGCCCACCATAATTTCCCCGTCGATCCGCTTGGTTAGGTGCACACCTAGGAAGGGATATTTAGGGTCCGGGACCGGGTATATCAGCCCGTTTACCAGGGCCCGTTTGGCCGGACGGAGCAGAAAGTACTCACCAAAGAACGGCACAATTCGCGGATTCTTCTCATCGCCTGAGGTCACAGCCAAGCGGTCGGACTGCAGGCCTGCACAGTTGATCACCAGGTCAAATGACTCGGTGGCGCCGTTGGCGGTTACGCTCGATTGAGCTCCGCCGTCCTGCACTTCTGTAACTTTATGTGAAAGCCGCACAGTGCCACCGGCATCGGTGAAATCCGCAGCAAGGGCCACTGTTACCGCCTTATAGTCGGTGATGGCGGTGTTGGGGGAGTGCAACGCGGCCACTCCGCGTGAGTGGGGTTCAATGATGGCCAGTTCAGTGTGGCTGATCAATCTCACTCCGGGTACGCCATTGGCCACGGAACGTTCAAAAATCGAGTTCAGGCGGGCCCGTTCTTTTTCGTCGCGGGCTACCACCACTTTCCCGCATTCATCAAAGGGCACGGCCCGGCGTGCTGCGAGTTCACGCAGTAGCTCCCCGCCACGGCGGCATAGGCGTGCTTTGAGACTCCCGGGTTCGTAGTACAGCCCAGCATGGACCACTCCGCTGTTGTGCCCGGTTTGATGGGCAGCCAGTTCAGCCTCCTTCTCATACAGGACCACCTCTGAAGCGGCGCCAGAAAGTAAGAGTTCCCGAGCCACCGCCACCCCAATAATTCCGCCGCCTACCACGCCGGCCCTGATCTTTTTCATGCTTCTCCACTTTCATTGGGCTGCTTTATGAACTCAGCGTAGCGCCGGTCACGCCTGCAGCCGTGAACTGACAGTCATACACGGGCCAGCTAAGGTAAGTCACCCCTGAGATGCCGCAACGCAGCAATGATGCAACAATTAGGTGAAATGGGTGTGATGTATTTACTCTCGCACCCGGCGGCGGTCCCACGGCCGATTGTTGCTGAAGCCAAAGTTGCTGACACTAAAGTTGCTGAATCTATCAAGGAGCGTCTGTTTTGATGCCACACTCTGTTGACCATGACGGTCCAATGACAAGCACTGAAGTCCTGCGCATCCGCAATGATTTCCCGATTTTGGCGCAGGAGGTCAACGGAGAGCCGCTGGTGTATTTGGACTCCGGTGCCACGTCTCAAAAGCCTATAAGCGTCATGGAAACTGAGCAGGAATTCTACGAGCAGCGCAACTCGGCCGTGCACCGCGGTGCACACACTTTGGCCGTGGCAGCAACGGATATTTTTGAGGACTCTCGGGCAACAGTGGCCAATTTCCTGGGCATAGCGGAAAACGAGCTGGTGTGGACGGCCAACGCCACCGCAGGGCTGAACTTGCTGGCCTACTCGTTTGGTAACGCAAGTATTGGTGAGGTGCCCGCCCAGGCGCGGCAGTTCGGCGTCGGGCCTGGGGATGAAATTCTTGTCACCGAAATGGAACACCACGCAAACCTGGTGCCGTGGCAGGAACTGTGCGCTCGCACAGGCGCGTCCCTGAAATTCATCCCCATCAACAATGATGGCACTTTGGATATGGACGCCGCAGCGCAACTACTAACCGAGCGCACCAAGGTTTTTGCTTTCACCCACGTCTCCAACGTCACGGGCGTCATCAACCCGGCAGCAGAGCTCACCGCAATGGCCCACGCCGTGGGGGCACTGGTTGTCCTGGACGCTTGCCAATCGGCACCTCACATGGCGTTGGATCTGCAGGCCCTTGACGTTGATTTTGCTGTGTTCTCAGGACACAAAATGCTTGCTCCCACGGGCATTGGGGGCCTTTATGGGAAGGCCGCGCTGTTAGATGCGCTCCCACCCTTTTTGACAGGAGGGTCCATGATCACCACTGTCACCATGGAAAAGGCCGAATACCTCAAGGCGCCACAGCGGTTTGAAGCCGGCACGCAGCCCATCTCCCAGGCTGTAGCGCTGGCAGCAGCCGTGAATTACCTGCATGAGACAGGCATGGACCGCATCCATGACTGGGAAGCTGCACTGGGGCAGCGCTTGGTCAGTGGACTTGAAGCCATCGAAGGCATCCGGGTGCTGGGACCGGCTTCGGGCATCCCGAGGGCTGGCTTGGCCGCGTTTGAGGTGGCAGGGGTTCATGCGCACGACGTCGGACAGTTCCTTGACGCTTCAGGGATCGCCGTGCGAGTGGGGCATCATTGTGCCCAGCCGCTGCACCGCCGGCTTGGCCTTTCCGCCTCAACCCGGGCGAGCACGTATTTGTACAACACCCCCGAGG
This genomic window from Arthrobacter sp. TMP15 contains:
- a CDS encoding DUF4082 domain-containing protein — its product is MQKKIALARLDLPAKGKFFRGKRPQITLASVAALALLMPMLLAPPTTASTELVSEVSALDNRVPQTLVDPDTRSVELGSTFSSSQAGVVSAIRFYWTPVNEGPHVVNLWSTTGENLATATLPASQGTTAGWQTVKFTTPVAISKNEKYVASYMAPMGRYAVEENGLDQSQTRGPLTLHAKGGVFAYGTGGELPTSTYKNSNYFVDVVFTPSAGENVPTTPAPVPTTAPTPAPPTTEPTSKPEPTTKPEPEPTTPGTVPAALDLPRIPWEGGASYWKQFKHANDAGWSDPSFFPIVAWYNGISSNAEAQYDKKVGINTYIGMDSNTPYSLFKDNDLFWIGGKLNSTFTEASSNWVGNFLDDEVDGRFTPEEGRAVLQDLKDKNAGNGRFNYSNFTQMVISNDMEASDSQAFVNDYTDAVSLDMYWYTIPFCDWSPFRQNYITPVNQENCRTASSYGKTMESLRKQDSADGKLQAPWQFIELLNGGPGGGPFTANVSAGQLKGSVMSSIINEARGLVYFNQSLSGPCQGGSLIRQSQVTQNFCGQAQVDAATTVNNQIKRLAPVLNSQSYEYSFGPGLDTMLKTYDGSAYVFAMVDGSSSPGNRAFTLPKGLKANSVEVVDENRSIAVGPDGKFSDNFSSEFSYHIYKIK
- a CDS encoding WecB/TagA/CpsF family glycosyltransferase, with the translated sequence MFGINLVQNPGAVRTKGRLSGPRTLAQAPQQHDGRTGSNGRIRSTPTVVRADATLASSAVIGGATVDLRTFDDAVAQIIAAAAGPQDKPLGVASANLDHILHFGAGGRWEGSLDPAGTVGWLTLLDGAPLRTKAAQLTGHEWPRLAGSDLIDPLLDKAELEGLRVGFLGGSEHTQELLKLKLAERRPTLEVSGWWTPERAELASPALSTKLAKEIALTSTDILVVGLGKPRQELWISQYGALTGAPVLLAFGAVVDFLAGRIKRAPEAVSAAGMEWAWRLAMEPRRLANRYLVQGPQAYLRMKRDSTVGLSPAIPPLAGWSAATSKLTQAVSTNGLPPQATQATQAPQAGCFVAKENLADVSVVVVTYNNAEDISPLLECLRAETKGQSLKVVVADNGSTDGTIGLVADHFDVVLVKTGGNLGYAGGINAALREAGPYADVLVLNPDLRVLPGAIETLRGRMRQSGAGIVVPKLLDDDGTTYTSLRREPSSLRAVGDAVLGSRATGRPDWLSEIDYCAESYHYPHAIEWATGAALLISGTAAAQVGDWDERYFLYSEETDYFRRMRESGRSVWFEPGATMVHSRGGSGASAALVALMAVNRVRYASAHHSAAYSAGIRTITAAGALARSYKAGERKACLALAGLTRWDKLPQAVVASSAVTAGTSAPAPFPDGAVIIPAHNEAAVIARTLQPLAALAESGAIEVIVACNGCTDATAAIARSFPGVKVLELAEPSKTASLNAADALCTRWPRLYLDADIEATTEALAAVFEHLQNPNTFSARPAFSYDTTGCSFFVRAYYRARARIPALQEHLWGAGAYAVNAAGHQRFSMFPSATADDLYVDSLFTGLEKAILATVPVVVRTPTSSKELIKTLRRIYRGKDELKAGSSQSSGLGNLLRSVNGFQPALDAGVYGSLAVMGKLQKSKSLTTSGGWDRDESSRGSH
- the lhgO gene encoding L-2-hydroxyglutarate oxidase, with the translated sequence MKKIRAGVVGGGIIGVAVARELLLSGAASEVVLYEKEAELAAHQTGHNSGVVHAGLYYEPGSLKARLCRRGGELLRELAARRAVPFDECGKVVVARDEKERARLNSIFERSVANGVPGVRLISHTELAIIEPHSRGVAALHSPNTAITDYKAVTVALAADFTDAGGTVRLSHKVTEVQDGGAQSSVTANGATESFDLVINCAGLQSDRLAVTSGDEKNPRIVPFFGEYFLLRPAKRALVNGLIYPVPDPKYPFLGVHLTKRIDGEIMVGPNAFLAGGREAYRGHQVSPSDLADVLLFSGFWRFAAGNLPAAFREARTVVSTRAFVDAARAYVPELAVADVVRDRRGIRAQAMNFDGSLVDDFVITGSSRVMHVRNAPSPGATSSMAIAEHIVALAGSQLNP
- a CDS encoding cysteine desulfurase — its product is MPHSVDHDGPMTSTEVLRIRNDFPILAQEVNGEPLVYLDSGATSQKPISVMETEQEFYEQRNSAVHRGAHTLAVAATDIFEDSRATVANFLGIAENELVWTANATAGLNLLAYSFGNASIGEVPAQARQFGVGPGDEILVTEMEHHANLVPWQELCARTGASLKFIPINNDGTLDMDAAAQLLTERTKVFAFTHVSNVTGVINPAAELTAMAHAVGALVVLDACQSAPHMALDLQALDVDFAVFSGHKMLAPTGIGGLYGKAALLDALPPFLTGGSMITTVTMEKAEYLKAPQRFEAGTQPISQAVALAAAVNYLHETGMDRIHDWEAALGQRLVSGLEAIEGIRVLGPASGIPRAGLAAFEVAGVHAHDVGQFLDASGIAVRVGHHCAQPLHRRLGLSASTRASTYLYNTPEEVHVFLEAVAKVRPYFGVSGE